A region of the Haematobia irritans isolate KBUSLIRL chromosome 5, ASM5000362v1, whole genome shotgun sequence genome:
GAGATATTTCTCTCAAATCATGATCGATGAGATGGTGATCTAGCTCAGCTCGGAAGTAGAATTTCTCCGGACATAGGTTGCAGTCATAGGGTTTCGAGTTTACACCATGCTCCAACATATGGTTCAAGAGTCCAGCTGGTGCTGTGAAGACGGATGAGCATATGTAGCAATTAAAACCGCGATCTTCGCAACCTGCAAATGTGTGCTCCACCAAGTGTTCCTGTAGTTTCTGCGGATGTGGCAATACCATTTTACAGAGGTTGCAACGGTTGGCAATGTATTGCCTATGTTCGGGGTTTGCGCGTTCATAATGATCACGTTGTTGCTTGAATTTGTTGTTCAGGTTATGTTTACGGCAGCATTTTTCACATACTTTAGCTTCGGATGGTGAATTGTTGATCGGCTCCAGACAAAGGGCACAAACATTTTCCGACACTGAGGAGGTTTTGACATGGAATCTGCAAAAAGACAATATTTCGTTTGAACACTCAAATAAGGACCTATCTCTTCTAAGGATCAATGAGAAAACATCAACTGTATGGTACTTACTTGGCATGGAGACCAATCTCGAATTCAGAGTGCAAAGATTGGCGACAGCATATACACTGGACAGGCATTTGGCCCTCGGTATTATGTTCAGATAGGTGAGTCTTGAATGCACTCACATCTGCCAGCGGCTTCGAGCAGTGAGAGCATCTACCCGACTGACCAACTTTGGAGTGTTGCAATTTGTGCTCTGCCAATATGGCGGGCGAGGGAAATATCTCATCGCAGATGAGACACTTATGTTTACCGGTAGAATTATGACAGGTCTTCATGTGGTGCTCCAACTCACTGCGCGACTTAAAATTGCCAGAACAGTAAGCACATTTTAGACTAACTCCAGTCTTAAGGTTATGAACAATCTTGCGGTGAGAGTGAACTTCCGATTCTGTACGGAAATCATTACGCTCACATATGCCACAACTGAACCCAGTAGTGGGTGAGGTGGTTACTTCATTGCGAGCAAGACTGTCCCCTGATAAGTGGGGTGTTGTTGCTGGTTGTTTAGGACTGATGAAGTAATTGCCACCGGTTTTGGTATTCTCCTGATGGTGATGCTGCTGTTGTTGATACATTTCCATGACCGTACGATTAGTGTCAAAATATCTCTGTGAGAGGCCATACATCAAAGCGGAGTGCTTCATAGCTGTGGTGTCGATTTGTAGGGGATTGTAGAATTTATTTGCTGCCGTATTTGGAAAAAGATTCTTGTTGAGATGAGACGCAAAAGCCATGTTGTAATCCAATATGCTGCTGTTATTGTTCTGGGCGGCAAGTGGCATTAATGGAGCTTTGCCGAAGAGCGCATTTACATACAATGAGTTCATGGGGGTTATGGTGTTATTGGCTGCCCCTGGTGATGACGGTTCATCAAAGGCTTCCTTTTGGGTTGATGATGTACGTTCTAGGCCAGCATGATGTGTTTGCATATGGCGATCTAGTAGAAACTCAACATGAAATGTTTCAGGGCATGATGGACAACGGAACTGACGGGCATGTGCGGCCAGGTGGAATTGCATTTCCAAATCGGATGAGCACACAGTTCGACAAAACATGCACTGCAAGGAGTTCACGGGGGCAGGGTTATTGTTAACTGCTTGGTGTCTAGATTTCACGTGAACATTGAAATCATTCTCTGACCGAAAGACATCCATACAGGCCGAGCATCGATACAATTTGGTCTCTGCCGAATGCGTGCACGCAAAGTGAACTTGTATGGCAACTTTCGTTTCGAACATTTCACTGCACAGACCACACTTAAACATCGTTATGGCATGGTGCTCCATCAAGTGTTTCTGCAATTCTTCAGACTTTCCAAACGATTTCTGGCAGTTTGTTGAGCAGTTGTACTCCGAGTTGGTTATAAGAAAGTGCGATATGATGTGTCTTTCATACTCCGCTTGTTCTCTCAACATTAAGCCACAATGGTGGCAGACCAAATTCAGGCCTTGGGCTATGTGCGATTTCAAATGGTTACGGAATGACTCGAAATCAGGCAAACCTGCGTTGCACTGGTTGCATAGAAAAACACCTGGTTTCTCATTAGTGGCAGCGTCATGTGGTGACTTTTGGGGTGTACTTGAAGGTGTAATAGACCTGCGATTGTTTTGACTCAAATCTGTCGGTTCATCTTCACTTTGTCGAGCACTGTTATCCAATGACTTTGGGCTGGTTAGAGATTGTTCTTCTTTGATGCAGTTCTCATCGAGACTTGTGGAACTACGCAATGGCTGTCCCGTTAACAGACGGGGACTAAAGGTACCCGAGGCTGCCAGACGATTGAAGTGTTCAAAGTACGAGTTGGGACTGGTAAGACGGTCGACATGAGCCGAACGCATGTGTTGAAACATCGTTGCAATATTTGAGAATTTCATGGTGCAGTATTCACAGGCCATCTGAAAATTGCCGGGGTCGGAGGCGGGAGCATTTGCTAGTGCGGGCGGAGTCATTGAATGGGCCAATTCCTTTTCATGCTGAGCCTGCAAATGAGTATTCAGTTGTTCCACATTTGTAAAATCCGACTTTGAGCAAAATGTGCATTTGAGTAGATTCGAAGATGAGGACGATCTGCCACGCTTGTTAAATTCCATGCGACTTGGACTATTATCCCCTCCCACAGCCAAGGCATAACGTCGCTTTTGTAGACTACCATTACTCGAAGCTGATCCAGTAGAACGTGGACTGTAGTTGATCGCTTGTGGATTTCCGCCTGCGGCAAGAAGAGCCGCTTGTTTCTTGTGATTTTGCATATGCGACGTTAGTGCAGCAGCAGTATTGTATCCCCGATTGCATATTGTACATTGAAAAGGCTTTTGGTTATCGTGGGTTTTCATGTGGATTTTGAGATGGTCGCTACgaaatgataaaaaattaagCAGATTAACATCATTGTTAAATACCAGAGTACATCTTAGTTATGGTGAATACCGTAATATGGTGGGGAATATTTACCTTCTGGAAAAGGCCGCCTCACAATGGGGACAACGGTAACGTCTATCTCCCGTATGTAATTTGGTATGACGATCCCGTGATCTTTTATGCTTGAAGAGACGGGCACAGTAGTCGCATTTGAATGGCAAATGTTCGGCATGACtctaaaacgaaaataaaatggaGAGGTGAAATTATTGTAGTTGAGAATCTTCGTGCATGTGCCACTGTGTGGCATTTTTTGCTAATGGGGATGCAACAAATCTTTTTACACCTTCAAGATTTCCAATGATCTTCCTTGGTGTGACTGTCGCACTCCCTGACTGTCTACACATAGCGAGCAAAGCAAAATGTCAGACCTGTTTCGGTGGCAATTGCAAATATTTCATACGAAAATATTTCATCACTTAAATGTGGCAACCTTAAATGTTTTAAGCATTCCCAAGTCGAGCACAAAGTATGTCCAACGTCCAATGTGTGAATATGTATGAATGTCTGTATGACAGTTAGTACGGGTATTTGTCATCTTTGATGCGCAATCAACT
Encoded here:
- the L gene encoding zinc finger protein Lobe encodes the protein MIALKMLYRGPSSRLENLIEKIQATKEIITADMYSTHTSSSYSPSISDGTLTPNSLHHHQHLTMPSHLAFGSNAYEDEALLQTHQRLHRQKPNGAIDGADYDDEDDNSERANKNDTNPCATENTDDNERTKVAVGEGSTLQQPHHNQRQHHHHTGQHLKRNGRHHRYAEHALRIPSKLRKIERDSVMGNGSGANALKFDKMTDDGTKSGNNAASAGADGSYQCQFCDKSFPRLGYLKKHEQSHAEHLPFKCDYCARLFKHKRSRDRHTKLHTGDRRYRCPHCEAAFSRSDHLKIHMKTHDNQKPFQCTICNRGYNTAAALTSHMQNHKKQAALLAAGGNPQAINYSPRSTGSASSNGSLQKRRYALAVGGDNSPSRMEFNKRGRSSSSSNLLKCTFCSKSDFTNVEQLNTHLQAQHEKELAHSMTPPALANAPASDPGNFQMACEYCTMKFSNIATMFQHMRSAHVDRLTSPNSYFEHFNRLAASGTFSPRLLTGQPLRSSTSLDENCIKEEQSLTSPKSLDNSARQSEDEPTDLSQNNRRSITPSSTPQKSPHDAATNEKPGVFLCNQCNAGLPDFESFRNHLKSHIAQGLNLVCHHCGLMLREQAEYERHIISHFLITNSEYNCSTNCQKSFGKSEELQKHLMEHHAITMFKCGLCSEMFETKVAIQVHFACTHSAETKLYRCSACMDVFRSENDFNVHVKSRHQAVNNNPAPVNSLQCMFCRTVCSSDLEMQFHLAAHARQFRCPSCPETFHVEFLLDRHMQTHHAGLERTSSTQKEAFDEPSSPGAANNTITPMNSLYVNALFGKAPLMPLAAQNNNSSILDYNMAFASHLNKNLFPNTAANKFYNPLQIDTTAMKHSALMYGLSQRYFDTNRTVMEMYQQQQHHHQENTKTGGNYFISPKQPATTPHLSGDSLARNEVTTSPTTGFSCGICERNDFRTESEVHSHRKIVHNLKTGVSLKCAYCSGNFKSRSELEHHMKTCHNSTGKHKCLICDEIFPSPAILAEHKLQHSKVGQSGRCSHCSKPLADVSAFKTHLSEHNTEGQMPVQCICCRQSLHSEFEIGLHAKFHVKTSSVSENVCALCLEPINNSPSEAKVCEKCCRKHNLNNKFKQQRDHYERANPEHRQYIANRCNLCKMVLPHPQKLQEHLVEHTFAGCEDRGFNCYICSSVFTAPAGLLNHMLEHGVNSKPYDCNLCPEKFYFRAELDHHLIDHDLREISPMKNESEQSPTKDDNSMGRIDETKNSDTPRQSEKQNLLNEVKQEIVESDHHAQQDDDEYIEVEKLHDNNNQMPSKADEKDKENHSISDGDNGH